In Nematostella vectensis chromosome 11, jaNemVect1.1, whole genome shotgun sequence, a genomic segment contains:
- the LOC125573811 gene encoding ficolin-2-like, whose product MKDRVDGKYLKRHNESTFTGETEAGCIVKCLFYSPNHYCQSVNYFPATQTCLTSTSTHHQHPEDLVYEAGSVYLGTKNDCVVGSCPSNRMCKADFVNEGFSCVFLFTPDKPCFSSPCSNGSICNNTQDGKNYTCTCLPGHTGRHCERVNENCATILSRGSNTSGVYTVDPDGKGAFQVFCDQETSGGGWTVFQRREDGSVDFYRNWTEYKHGFGDLQGEFWLGLEKIYRLTNVTINELRVDLGDAEGSKTYAQYGYFATAAESDKYRISVASYFGTAGDSFVEWHNNAAFSTQDKDNDQNGDENCAAKFKGAWWFTDCFSSHLNGKYLNDSTSYGEGIIWSEWKGHYLSLKRTEMKIKPRG is encoded by the exons ATGAAGGATAGAGTTGATGGGAAATATCTAAAGCGTCACAATGAATCCACCTTCACTGGAGAAACAGAAGCGGGGTGCATTGTCAAGTGCTTGTTCTACAGTCCCAACCACTACTGTCAATCAGTCAATTATTTCCCCGCGACTCAAACCTGCCTGACCAGCACGTCGACTCATCATCAACACCCAGAAGACCTTGTGTATGAAGCAGGAAGTGTGTACCTCGGGACCAAG AACGACTGCGTTGTTGGTTCATGCCCAAGTAACCGAATGTGCAAAGCCGACTTCGTGAATGAAGGATTTTC atgtgtttttttatttactccaGACAAGCCCTGCTTCTCTAGCCCGTGCAGTAATGGCAGTATTTGTAACAACACACAAGACGGTAAAAACTATACGTGCACTTGTTTGCCTGGACATACGGGAAGACACTGTGAAAGAG TTAATGAGAACTGTGCAACAATTCTTTCTCGTGGTTCGAACACAAGCGGTGTGTATACAGTGGATCCTGACGGCAAAGGTGCATTCCAG GTCTTCTGCGACCAGGAAACTTCCGGCGGGGGCTGGACTGTGTTCCAGAGACGCGAAGATGGCTCAGTTGACTTCTATCGAAACTGGACCGAGTACAAGCACGGGTTTGGTGACCTTCAGGGAGAGTTTTGGCTAGGACTGGAAAAAATCTACAGGCTGACCAATGTGACCATTAACGAGCTGAGAGTGGACTTGGGGGACGCAGAGGGCAGTAAAACATACGCTCAGTACGGGTACTTTGCAACAGCAGCGGAGTCCGACAAATACCGTATTAGTGTGGCTTCGTACTTTG GTACTGCTGGAGATTCCTTCGTAGAGTGGCATAACAACGCGGCATTTTCAACCCAAGACAAAGACAATGACCAGAATGGAGATGAGAACTGCGCTGCTAAGTTTAAAGGAGCGTGGTGGTTCACTGATTGCTTTTCCTCACATCTTAACGGCAAATATCTCAACGACAGTACCTCGTATGGAGAAGGAATTATCTGGAGTGAAtggaagggtcattatttgTCTTTAAAGCGAACAGAGATGAAAATAAAGCCACGAG gatAA
- the LOC5517570 gene encoding ficolin-2, with product MKDRVDGKYLKRHNESTFTGQTEAGCIVKCLFYSPNHYCQSVNYFPATQTCLTSTSTHHQHPEDLVYDAGSVYLGTKNDCVVGSCPSNRMCKADFVNEGFSCVCPIDTPSCDKPCFSSPCSNASICNNTQDGKNYTCTCLPGYTGRHCERVNENCATILSRGSNTSGVYTVDPDGKGAFQVFCDQETSGGGWTVFQRREDGSVDFYRNWTEYKHGFGDLQGEFWLGLEKIYRLTNVTINELRVDLGDAEGSKTYAQYGYFATAAESDKYRISVASYFGTAGDSFVEWHNNAAFSTQDKDNDQNGDENCAAKFKGAWWFTDCFSSHLNGKYLNDSTSYGEGIIWSEWKGHYLSLKRTEMKIKPRG from the exons ATGAAGGATAGAGTTGATGGGAAATATCTAAAGCGTCACAATGAATCCACCTTCACTGGACAAACAGAAGCGGGGTGCATTGTCAAGTGCTTGTTCTACAGTCCCAACCACTACTGTCAATCAGTCAATTATTTCCCCGCGACTCAAACCTGCCTGACCAGCACGTCGACTCATCATCAACACCCAGAAGACCTTGTGTATGACGCTGGAAGTGTGTACCTCGGGACCAAG AACGACTGCGTTGTTGGTTCATGCCCAAGTAACCGAATGTGCAAAGCTGACTTCGTGAATGAAGGATTTTCGTGCGTCTGTCCTATTGATACGCCGTCATGCG ACAAGCCCTGCTTTTCTAGCCCGTGCAGTAATGCCAGTATTTGTAACAACACACAAGACGGTAAAAACTATACGTGCACTTGTTTGCCTGGATACACGGGAAGACACTGTGAAAGAG TTAATGAGAACTGTGCAACAATTCTTTCTCGTGGTTCGAACACAAGCGGTGTGTATACAGTGGATCCTGACGGCAAAGGTGCATTCCAG GTCTTCTGCGACCAGGAAACTTCCGGCGGGGGCTGGACTGTGTTCCAGAGACGCGAAGATGGCTCAGTTGACTTCTATCGAAACTGGACCGAGTACAAGCACGGGTTTGGTGACCTTCAGGGAGAGTTTTGGCTAGGACTGGAAAAAATCTACAGGCTGACCAATGTGACCATTAACGAGCTGAGAGTGGACTTGGGGGACGCAGAGGGCAGTAAAACATACGCTCAGTACGGGTACTTTGCAACAGCAGCGGAGTCCGACAAATACCGTATTAGTGTGGCTTCGTACTTTG GTACTGCTGGAGATTCCTTCGTAGAGTGGCATAACAACGCGGCATTTTCAACCCAAGACAAAGACAATGACCAGAATGGAGATGAGAACTGCGCTGCTAAGTTTAAAGGAGCGTGGTGGTTCACTGATTGCTTTTCCTCACATCTTAACGGCAAATATCTCAACGACAGTACCTCGTATGGAGAAGGAATTATCTGGAGTGAAtggaagggtcattatttgTCTTTAAAGCGAACAGAGATGAAAATAAAGCCACGAG gatAA